A portion of the Caenorhabditis elegans chromosome III genome contains these proteins:
- the F57B9.3 gene encoding RNA helicase (Confirmed by transcript evidence), with product MTDTKVTISVVDSSSSSKEGNYDEVVESFDDMELKEELLRGIYGFGFEKPSAIQKSAVAPCTTGKDVTIQSQAGSGKTVISLIDILQGIDCEDAHLQVILLAPQRGMAQRAHEQLKSLGRNLNVNATCLGFDTTAENDKISHVLMGTPKDFLSNIPSDTSRIKMFVLDEADEMLSKGFKDQIYEVFRSMPQDVQVVLLSATMPSEVLDVTNRFMRDPIRILVKKDELTLEGIRQFYINVQKDEWKFNCLCDLLKTSRETQALIFCNTRRRVTQLTEQLMSIPIKVSCFHGNMEHNEREDMVKDFNSRNTRVLVTTDLMARGMNIRKSLIINYDVSGNMENYMLRNGRQGNFGSKGLPISFFTENDISDLKKIENHYSTRIEEMPESFLEYLDEN from the exons ATGACAGATACTAAGGTTACGATATCGGTGGTCGACTCTTCGAGCAGTTCAAAAGAG gGAAACTATGATGAAGTCGTCGAATCTTTCGACGACATGGAGCTCAAGGAGGAGCTTCTTCGCGGAATCTACGGATTCGGTTTCGAAAAGCCATCTGCCATCCAAAAGAGCGCAGTTGCTCCATGCACAACTGGTAAAGATGTCACTATTCAGTCTCAAGCTGGGAGCGGGAAAACTGTAATTTCTCTAATTGATATTCTTCAAGGAATTGACTGTGAAGATGCACACTTACAGGTCATTCTATTGGCTCCTCAAAGGGGGATGGCTCAACGA GCGCATGAGCAATTGAAATCTCTGGGCAGAAATCTGAATGTAAATGCTACTTGTTTGGGATTTGATACAACTGCTGAAAACGACAAAATAAGTCATGTCTTGATGGGAACTCCCAAAGATTTTCTTAGCAATATCCCTTCCGATACATCCAGAATTAAGATGTTCGTTCTTGACGAGGCTGACGAAATGCTTTCTAAAGGTTTCAAAGATCAGATCTACGAGGTTTTCCGTTCCATGCCACAAGACGTTCAAGTAGTCCTTCTTTCGGCTACTATGCCATCTGAAGTTCTTGATGTCACTAATCGTTTCATGCGTGATCCAATCCGTATTCTTGTCAAGAAGGACGAGCTCACCCTTGAAGGTATCAGACAGTTCTACATCAACGTTCAAAAGGAT gaaTGGAAGTTTAATTGCCTTTGTGATCTTCTTAAGACATCCAGAGAAACGCAGGCTTTAATTTTCTGTAACACTCGGAGAAGGGTCACCCAGCTCACCGAGCAGTTGATGTCCATACCAATAAAAGTATCATGTTTTCATGGAAATATGGAACACAATGAACGCGAGGATATGGTAAAAGATTTCAATTCGAGAAATACTCGTGTACTCGTCACCACTGATCTTATGGCACGTGGTATGAATATTCGT aaATCACTCATTATCAACTACGATGTATCTGGAAATATGGAGAACTACATGTTACGAAATGGAAGACAAGGAAATTTTGGTTCGAAAGGACTTCCCATcagttttttcacagaaaacgaTATTAGTGAtctcaagaaaattgaaaatcactaTTCGACTCGAATCGAAGAGATGCCAGAATCATTCCTTGAATATCTCGatgaaaactga